From the genome of Thiovibrio frasassiensis:
TTTCAACCGGAAACCCACCCCAAGGGCATTCTCTTTGCCGTCCTCACCGGGGTGGCCGGAATGCTCGGCACCCTGTTTTTCTTCATCGCCGCCAGCAGGGGCAAGATCTCGGTGGTGGTGAGCATGACCGCCCTCTACCCCATCATCACCATCATCATTGCCGCCATCTTCCTGCGCGAACCCGTCACCGCCAAACAGGTTATGGGCATGGTCTGCGCCGTGACCGCGATTTTTCTCTTAACCAGCTAAAAGATCGGGCCCAAGGCAGAGTGAATCTCCCTTAAGCCCCTTGCACACCCCGGATCTGCAGCGACAAAATTCGGCCGTTCACTCCTCCTGCCAGACCACCACCCGGTTACGCCCCTCTTTCTTTGCCCGGTACAAGGCCTTATCGGCCCGCCGGATCAAACGCTCCTTATCGGTGCCGTGGTCGGGATAGACGGCAAGCCCCAGGGACAAGGTGATCCGCACCGGACCACTCTCATGGGGCAGCACCATTTTTTCGATCTCCTGCCGGATACGCTCGGCCATCTGGTGCCCCCCCTGCTCGCCGGATCCCTCCAAAACAAGAACAAACTCCTCGCCGCCGTAACGGCCGGCCAGATCCACGCTGCGCGCCGCCCGCCGGAGGATCCCGGCCACCTCCTTGAGCACCTTGTCGCCAAAGGGATGGCCATAGCTGTCATTGATCTTCTTGAAGTGGTCGATATCGCAGAGCAACAGGCTCAAGGCCCCGGCCCGCCGCTCTTCCCGAACCAGCATCACGTCAAAGCCGTGCTGAAAGGTACGGTGATTGATCAGGCCGGTGAGGCCGTCGATGGTGGCCAGACGGTTGATTTCCTCATGGGCCTGCCCCAGATCGACCTTGACCGCGACCTGGGCGGCAATCAGCTCCAGAATCTCCTGCCGGGGCTTGGTGAAAACGTCGGCTTTTTTCACCGCCACGGTGAGCGCGCCGGTCGCCTCCCCCTTCTCTTTTTGCAGGGGCAGGACCAGCAGCGAATGGTAGCCGGTGAGGAGATGGTCGTGCCCGAAAACCTGGGTCGGCCCGTGACACTGGGCCTTGGCCGGCAAAGGCCGGTTGATCTTGAGCACCTGGCCCACCAACCCCTCTTCCCTGGCAAATTCACGGCCCAGGAGGAGCTCGCTCCCTTCGCCTTCGGCCAGGGCCACGCAATGGCTGTTGCCTTGAACCAGGCTGATGGAGATGAAATCCGCCCCCACCAAGGTCCGCACCGCCTTGATGGTTGCGGCCAGAACCTGTTCAAGGGCCAGGGCCCCATTCAACTCGCGCATGGCAAGACAAACGCGCTGGATGGCGCTGCGCTCGCGGGCCATGGCCTGAAACTGCCTGCCCATGTTCACATCAAGGGCAAGCTTCCGGCCACACAGGATCATGATCGTTTTTTCCTGCTCGGTCCAGGGTTCCTGACCGGGTCGATCCCCACAGAGAACCGGAGCGATCTTCTTATCGTCAAATCCGAGCCATTCCTCGGCGTCATCGGGGAGACGGACGGCGAGAACCCCACCCACCTCAAGCTGCTTCAGGTAATAGGGCACCCCCAAGGAAGGGGTGGCCGGGGCGAGACTCACCAGTTCCTCCGCCCCCATCAACGCCCCGGTAATGCCCGCCCCGATCCGGAACGGCCCGGGGGCTATATCTTTTCGGGTGGTGGCGATACTGCGCAGCCGGTATTCCTGGCCCTCGGGGTCCGGCCAAAGCAGGGCCACCGTTGACAAGGCCAGGGTCTGGCGGATGAGTTCGAGTTGCAGATCAAAGGCGGCGGTGATGGTTTCAACGGCGGGCTGACTGCCGGCCTCGGGGTCTTCGATGAGATCGTAATCCGGCAACACATTGAGAATATCGGGCAGCTCGTCGAAGAGACCAAGATCCCGGGCATACTGCCGGCTGGCGGTATCCCTTTTTGCCCGGATCAGGGCCTTTCGCATCCGCTGCCGGTAGGCCTTGCTGCTCATAAAGGCGCTGATGCCCAGTCCGGCGGCACCATAGGCAAGCAGATTCCCCGCCAATCCGGCGAGTTCCTGAAAATCAAAAGCCCACAACCCCACCTCCATCCCGAGCACCGCCACAAAAGGGACAAGCAGGGCCTGCAGGGGAAAACTGATCACCAGCCAGCCGATGAGCCCGACCGGGAGCAGGATCAGCTGGGGAGCAACCGAGACGAAACTGCGGAAAACAATCCAGACGCCGACAACCCAGAGCAAAGGCCCGGCAGTGCCGAAAAAAGAAAATTCCGTGGGAGAATCCCCTCCGCCTTGCCGCATCTCCAGGAGGGAAAAGAGCAGAACCAACCCGGCCAGACTCCAGGCAAAGACGGCGAAGTCTGCGGTCGGCTCATAGAGCCCCAAGGCCACCGTCCAGACCCCCAACAGCCCGAGCGCGAACCCAGCCCGCCGGACGGTGATGCCGGTTCCGCGGTTCACTTGGCGGCGACCTCTTGCCATACTCCCCCCTGGGTTTCTCAGCCGCGGAGCCCGGCTCGTCTTGGGCCGTGGGACTTGCCGACTCTGCGAAGAAATTGTTTGATTGCCTGAAAATAGAGCTTCCCGGTCCGCTCCAGGATATTGTTGTGATCGGCGCCGGGAATCATCTGAAATTCCTTACTCCGCGCCCCGCACAGGCTCTGCAGCTCTTCGGCCTGGATGAGGGGGATGATCTGATCATGCTGGGCATGGAGGATGTAGGTGGGTTTTTGCACCTGACAAATTTTTTCCAGATTGCCGAAGCCGTCCGCCTCATCAATGGAGAGCGCTTGCACATCAAGGCCGATGGTGCGCAAAAGGGGCAGGGTCTGGGCAATGCCACTCTCGACAATGAGCCCGGCAATCACCTCTTCCGAAGAGGCCAGCTCAATGGCCGAGACGCTGCCCAGGGATCGGCCCATCGCCACGAGATGACCGGTGCACCCCTGTTCGGCCAACCAGGCCGTCACCCAGGTTAACACACTATGCGCATCCCGGATCATCGCGCTCACGGTAGGGGTGCCGGTGCTCCGCCCGTAGCCCCGATAGTCAACGGCCAGGAAGTTGATCCCCTGCTCCGTATAGCGGGGGCCGACCTCGTCATAATCGGAAACCACCTCGCCATTGCCGTGAAAAAAAAGAAGATTGACCGCGGCCGGGTCGGGGCTCAGAAAAAATCTGGCCCCGAGCGTTACGCCCGGTTCCACCTCTATCTCGTGATCCTGGGCCCCGGCCGGCAACGGGGTCGTCCCCTGGCGGGGATACAATAAGGCCGCCAATACCTCGGGACGGTCAAGTTTTTCGTATGTTCGTCTCTGCTCCATCTTCTCCCCTTTGCTTGGGCCAAACCCGTTTCCGATCTTCCGCAGGATGACCCGCACGACCATCTTTTCAACTATACCCATTCAGAATATCAATATCTACCTAATTTCCCTTACTTTTTCTTTTCAAAACCCTCCTTGCCTTCCCGGACAGGAAAAGAGTTTGCGCAGAACCGGCAGGATGTTTATGGTACAGGAAATTCTTAACAGGAGTGAAGCAAATGGCCCTCATCAGCATCGACCGAACAAAATGCAAAAAAGACGGGATCTGCGTGGCGGAATGCCCTTTCAGTCTGATTGCCCTGACAGGAGAAGAGGGTTTCCCGGAGATCCGCCCGGCGGCGGCACGCCTCTGCATCCAGTGCGGACACTGTGTGGCGGTGTGCCCCCATGATGCCTTAAGCCTGACCTCCATGCACCAGGATGACTTCCTGCCCATGGGCTTCGGCTCTCCCCCCACCCTCAAGAAAATCGGCCAGCTTCTCTCCAGCCGGCGCTCCATCCGGACTTACCAGCAGCAGCCGGTTCTCCGGCCCCATATCGAACAGCTGCTCGATATCTGTCGCTGGGCTCCGTCCGCCAAAAATAAACAGCCGGTACACTGGCTGGTGGTGGAAAATCCCGAGGAGATGCGCCGTCTGGCCGGGCTGGTCGTGGACTGGCTGAGGACCGGTACCACCTATCCCGGCATCGTCGCCGCCTGGGACCAGGGCAAGGACATGGTCCTGCGCAGCGCCCCCCACCTGCTGATGGCCCACGCCCATGAGGACAGTCTCAAACCGGAAATCGACTGCACCATCGCCCTGAGCTATTTTGAGATAGCCGCAACCAGCGGGGGCATCGGCACCTGCTGGGCCGGCATCCTGATGAGCGCCGCGGCAGCCGGCTACCAGCCCCTGCTCGACGCCCTGGGACTGCCCGAGGGCCACCGCCCGTATGGGGCGATGATCTTCGGCTACCCGAGATTTCCGTACTTTAAAATCCCGCCCAGAAAAGAGGCCCGGGTCATCTGGCGCTCCTAATCCACCCGCACCCCAAGAGGAAAGACATGGACAGCTCTGCCGAGAAAAAAAAGCCCAACCCGGAGCGGGTCGCCATCCTCCGCTCCCTGCCCCTGGAGATCAAGAGCCGGATCACCGGGGAAGAGGCCCAGGCCTTCATGTACGATGAGGATCTGCCGGAATCCCTTCTGGAAAAACTGAAGGACTATCTGGAATAAAATTCTCCAGGCCAAGTAACCGGAGATCCGGTTACTTGGCCTGACAACACTTCTTGTACTTCTTGCCGCTGCCGCAGGGACAGGGTTCGTTGCGCCCGATCTTTTCGCTGGTAACAGGAACCCGACCCGGATTCACCTTGCCGTCCACGTACAACCACTGCCCATCTTCGCAGACAAACTCGGCCCGTTCATGCAAGCGGTGGTCCTGGCCATTCCCGGAAAAGTTGGCGACAAACTCCACCACTCCGGTCTGCTCGCCTGCGGTGCCGCCCTCAGTTGCCAACACCTCGATCCCGTGCCAGACAAACCCTTCCTGATCGTCCAGATCAAGCTCGGTCGGCCGGGTTTTCCGGTGCCAGGAGCGCAGGAGATAGGGAACATCCTGCACGGCAAAGCCGGTATAGCGTGAACGCATCAGCGCCTCGGCGGTGGGGGCGAGCCCGCCTTTCAGATACGGCTCGCAGCATTCAGCAAACTTCAAGCCCGAGCCGCAGGGGCACAGGTCTTTCTTCTTCTTTTCGCTCATCCCGACACCTTCCTAAAAGTATATTTAATAATCCCGATCCGGGAATCCTTGCACATCCCCTCCGGACTGTGCCACAATATATCTATTCGCCCCTCCCTTCAACCTCCTTCTGAGGTACCCGCCATGAAAACGAAATCCTACCTCATCGTCGGCAACGGCGTCGCCGGAACCACCGCCGCCGAATCCATCCGCCAGCAGGACCCCAAAGGGAGCATCACCATCCTCAGCGAAGAGGATCTCCCCTTTTATTATCGGATCCGGCTCAACGAATTCATCGCTGGGGATGTGACCGAAGAAAAGCTCATCGCCAAGAAAAAAAAATGGTACGAGGAGCAACGGATCACCCTGCGGATCAACACCCGGATCACTGGCCTCGATGCTCTGAACAAACGGCTGACCAGCGAAAGCGGGGAAAAGCTCCCCTTTGACCGGTTGCTTCTGGCCACGGGCAGCCACTCCTTCCTGCCCCCCATCAGCGGCATCGACCAACAGGGGGTGTTTTCCCTCCGCCACATCAAGGATGCCCGGGCCATCCTGGCCCAGGCGGGAAAAAGCGCAGAGGTGATCCTCATCGGCGGCGGGCTGCTCGGCCTTGAGGCGGGCAATGCCCTGCGCAAATTGGGCAAGAAGGTAACGGTGGTGGAATTTTTCCCGCGCCTCCTGCCCCGGCAACTGGACAGCAAGGGGGGTGCCCGGCTGCAAAAACTCATGGAGAAGATGGGCTTTTCCTTCCGCCTCTCGGCTATGACCAAGACCATCACCGGCAGCAATGGCCAGGCAGACGGCATTGTCCTTGAAGGCGGCGAGACCGTGCGCGGCCAGATGGTCATCGTCTCTGCCGGAGTAAGGCCAAATCTGGAATTAGCCAAAGCTGGAGAGCTTATCTGCGACAAGGGGGTCATCGTAAATGACCGCCTGGAAACCAGCGGGAACGGAATCTATGCGGCGGGCGATGTGGCCGAGCACCGGGGAGTGGTCTCCGGCATCTGGCCTGCGGCCATGCAGCAGGGTAAGGTGGCGGGGGCCAACATAGCGGGCGGCGAGGCGCAATACAACGGCACCACCATGAGCAACATCCTCAAGGTGGCCGGCATCGACGTCGCCGCCGCCGGCAACATCGATGCGGAAGGGAGATTTGAGTCGCAGGTGATATCCTCCGATACCGTTTACAAGAAGCTGGTCATTGAGAACAACCGGGCCATCGGCTGCATCATGGTGGGGGATACCAAGAATTTCAATAGCATCAGCCGCTATATTTCGGAACAACGGGATATCGCCACCCTGAAGAATAGCCTATTGTAACCGGAGAGTCTTCAACACCCTTACGGATGCACGCAAAGATCAGCGGGCGGCTCGGGGACAAAGATGGGAGGCGGACAGTATTCGCAGGCAGAGTCGTCATCTTTCCTATCAACAAGCTTCCAGGTTTTCAGCAGGATGAGCTCGCCATGCGATTTTTTGCACTCCTCGCAAACCCAAAGTTCCTTGTCGTCTTTCATCTGATATTTAAACCGTTTCATTGCTGCTCCGTGCTCGTATAGGTTATTCCCCTCAAGCCGCATGATAACAGCAATTGAGCACATATCCAACGGGCTTTTCTGCCACAGAGGATTAGCGACGAAAGAACAGGGAGATTTTTTTCTCATACCCCGTTTTCCGTTCTCGCCCCTGAGCCGGCACTGAAAATAGTCAGCAGCCTCCGATACGGTCCATTGGCCACGGCCAGCTCCGCATGACTCCCCTGCTCGATAATCTTGCCCCCAGCCATAACCAGAATATGATCGGCCCTGCGGATGGTGGAAAGCCTATGGGCGATGACGATGTTGGTCCGCCCGGCAAAGGTTGCCTCAATGGCGCGTTCGGTGAGCATCTCGCTTTCCGGGTCCACGCTGGCGGTGGCCTCGTCCAGCACCAGAATGCGCGGTTCCCTGGCGAGAATCCTGGCAAAGGCCAGCAATTGGCGCTGCCCGGCGGAGAAGTCGGCCCCACCCTCGCCCACTCTGGTGGCAAGCCCCTCGGGCAACTGGCGGACAAAGCGGGCCAGTTGCGCTTTTTCGAGGATCTGCCACAACGCCGCGTCGCTTTTTTCTCCATCGAGCAGGATATTCTCCCGGATGGTCCCCGGCATGATCAGCACATCCTGCATCACCAGCCCCACCTGGCTTCGCAACCAGTTCGGATCGAGATCGCGCAGATCGACGCCGTCCAGGAGAATCTCGCCCGCATCCGGATCGTAGAACCGTTCCAACAGGCTGATGATCGTGGTCTTGCCGCTGCCGGTGGCGCCGACGATGGCCAGGGTCTGGCCGGGTGGAATTTTTAAGGAGAAACGGTCCAGCACCGGATGCTCGGGCTCGTAACCGAAACGCACCTCCTTAAACTCGATCTCGCCCTTACCCGAGGCAGGCCGCAAGGGCTTAGCTGCCAAGGGCAGGGTCTCACGGGAGTCGAGGAGCTGAAAGATCCGTTCCGCCGAGGCCAGGGCCGACTGGACGATGGAATACTTCTGGGAAAGCTCGCGCATGGGCTGAAAAAAGAGGCGCATATAGGAAAGAAAGGCCACCAGCATGCCGATGGTCATCTTTCCTCCCATGACCTGGCTGCCGCCGTACCAGAGGATGGTGCCGATGCTCAGGGCACTCATCAATTCGGTAAGGGGCATGAACACGGCAAACACCCGGATCTGATAGAGGGCCTTCGCAAAAAAGACCTGGTTCAACTGGGAAAATTGCCCCTGGCTGGATTCCTCCCGCCGGAACAATTGAATAAGCGCCACGCCGGAGAGGGATTCCTGCAAGAAGGAGTTAATCTTGGCCAGATGGGTGCGGATCTGCCGGAAGGCGTCGCGGGCCAAACGGCTGAACCAGAGGGTATTGCCCACCATCAGCGGGAGGAGCAGGCAGATGGCCAGGGCCAGGTGCCAGTTCATCCAAAACAAAACCCCCAGGATGCCCAAGAGCTTGATCCCGTCGTTGAACAGGGTGACGATGACCGAGGTGAACATCTCGTGCATGTTCTGGATATCGTTGGTCAGCCGGGTTACCAGGCGGCCGGCCGGGTTGCGGTGAAAAAATTTCAGGTCCAGGCGGAGGAGATGGACAAACATCATCTGCCGGGTCCGGTGCATAATCCTCTGCCCGGTCCATTCCAGGATCAGGACCTGGACAAAATTGCCGAGAAACTCAAAGACCATGAGAGCGCAAAAGGCCAGGGCCAGGTGCTTGAGCCCCGCAAGACGCGTGGCCGGGGCTGGTCCTGTATTGAGGATGAAATCATCCACGGCCAAGCGGATCAGATAGGGCAGGGAAAGGCCGCAGCCCACCACGACCAGGGAAAGCAGCACGGCCAACAAGGCCCCAAGCCAGTAAGGCCTGCCGAGAAAGACGATCCGCCGCCAGAGACTGAGATCGGTGAACTTGCCCAGCTGATCTTCTTCGAAATATCCGTAATTATCCCGCAAAGTTACAAGTCCTTTTCCCGGTAAAGCATCTGTTGCTGGTGATACATGGTGCGGTAAAAAGGGCTTGTGCCCAGTAACTCGGCATGCTTGCCCTGGGCCAGGAGCCGCCCTTCCTCCAACACCATAATCCGGGCCGCATCCCGTAAGGGGGCGATGCGGTGGGAAACGATGAGACAGGTCCGCCCCGGCAGATAGTCGGCCAAGCCGGCGATAATCTCCTGCTCGGTTTCCAAATCGACGGCGGATAAGCTGTCATCAATGATCAGCAAGGGACGGTCAAGGAGAATGGCCCGGGCCAGGGCGATGCGCTGGCGCTGGCCGCCGGAGAGCTTGACGCCCTTTTCACCGATCCGGGTCTGATACCCCTCGCTGAAACCGAGGATCTCCTGATGAATCCGGCAGATCCGGGCCGCCGTCTCGATCTGTTCCTGGCTGGCCGCCGGATTGCCGAAACCGATGTTTGCGGCCACGGTATCGGAAAAGAGGAGGACATCCTGGGGCACATACCCAACCCGCTCCCGTACTGCGTCGAGAGACAACCGGTTCACATCAATACCGTTGAGAAAAATTTCCCCATCCGCCACGGGATACTGCCGGGCGAGAAGATGACAGAGGGTGGATTTCCCCGAGCCGCTGCGCCCGACCAGCCCGACAATCTCCCCGGCGCCAATGACGCAGCTCACTCCGGCCAGGGCCGGTTGTTCCTGCCCCTCGTAGTGAAAATGGAGATTGCGCAGGCTGATCTCCGTCGGCCCAGGCGGAAAGGCAACCGGCTGCGGTGCGTCCTCCAAAGTGGGAGTCGCCCGCATCACCTCGTCAAGGCGGGTCAAGGAAGTCACGCCGCGCTGGAAAAGATTGGTCACCCAGCCCACCGCCATCATCGGCCAGGTCAGCAGATAGAGATAGGAAATAAAGGCAACAAAATCACCCACCGTGATCACCCCGGTAATCACCAGACGCCCGCCGAAAAAGATCACCAGGAGCAGACTGGTATTGCCCACCAGCCCGGAGATGGGAAAGAGGGTGCCATGCACCCTGGCCAAGCGGATGTTGTCCTGCTGGTACTGGCGGCCGAGGCGGTCGAAGACCTCGGCCTGCGATTTCTCCTGGGTGTAGGCCTTGAGCAAGCGAATGCTGGCAATGGTGCTGCGGGCACATTCGGTGAGGTGGGAAAACTGCTCCTGCACCTTGAGAAAACGGCGATGGAGCCTGGCGGAGAGTATTTTGGTCAGCAAGGCCAGCAGCGGCATGGGGAGGACGGCGATCAGGGTGAGGCGCGGGCTGATATAGGCCATGCAACCCAGGGCGGCGGTGCCCATGATCGCGGCATCGACGCTGGCGACCAGACCCATGCCCCCGGCAAGCTGTACCGCGGCAAGATCGTTGGTGGCCAGGGCCATGATCGCACCCACCGGTTTTTTCTGAAAAAAAGGCCGGTCCAGGGTGAGCAGATGCTTGAAAAAATCATCGCGCAGATCACGCTCCACCAGCCGAGAAAAGCCCAGAATCAGATAGCGCCAAACAAAACGGCAACCGGCAATGCCCAGGGCCAACAGGAAGATAGCCACGGCGCTTTGGGCCAAGGCGAGTTGACTGGCCGTGCCGTGGGCGAGGAGATCCACCGCCCGTTTTACCAACCGGGGGATGCCCAGTTGGAGAAGATCAACGGTCAGCAGGGCAAGAAGCCCGCCGATGAGGCGGGAGGAATATCGCCGGACAAAGGGTTTGACAAGCCCCAAGGACGACGCAGCTCTACCCCCCGGCGCATTCCCCTCCACCACGGTGCGCCTCATTTGCTCCCCATCCTCCACACCCCGTCCCAGGCAAGGGGCGGATTATCCAGCAGTTCTCGGCAGCGGGCGGCATAGCGGGCGGACACACCATCGTCTGCCGCAAGCTCCTGAAACGCTGCCCGGGCTTCGGAGATTTCGCCCCGATAGTACCGGGCCAGGGCTGCAGCAAACCGGCTGATCCGTTCAGCCTTCCCTGCATCCTGCAAAGCAAGGGGTTCAAACACCGTAATGGGCTCCTTCCTGCCCACCACCCCGACCCGTCCGATCTCCCGGACCTGCAGCTCGCCGGGCAACTGGTTCCGGCACGCCTCGGAGATGAGAATCTCGGTACCGAACTCCTTGTTCACCCCCTCCAGGCGGGCCGCGACATTGGCGCTGTCCCCCAGGATGGAGTAATCGAAGCGCTGGCTCGAACCGAGGTTTCCCACCACCACCGAGCCGGTGTTGATCCCGATCCGCATGAAGAGGTCGCAGCCGAAGCGCGCCTTGAAATCGGGGCGCAACCCGGCCAGCCGCTCCTGGCAGTGCAGAGCACTCCGCACCGCACGCGCGGCATGATCATTTTGCGTAAGCGGCGCGTTCCAGAAGGCGATGATGGCATCCCCCTCATACTTGTCGATGGTCCCGCCCGATGCCAAAATGATATCGGTCATGGCGGAGAGATACTCGTTGAGCAAGAGGGTGAGCCGCTCCGGATCCAGTCGCTCCGACATGGTGGTGAAGCCGGCGAGATCCGAAAAGAAGATGGAGAGCTCCCGCTTCTCGCCGCCCAGCCGCAGCAGCGCTGGGTTGCTCACCAGTTGCTCGATCACGGTGGGATGAAGATACTGGCTGAAAGCCCGCTTGATATAGCGTTTCTTCCGCCCCTCGGTGGCGAGATTAAAAACCACCCCGCTGATCAGGGCAAGCAAGACCGCCGTGGTCTGAACAGCAACGGGCAACCAAACCCCTAAGCCATAGGCAATAAACCCAGAGAGCAAAGGCAGAGGCAGAAAAATGACAAAAGCCAGGGATGATTGCCAGGCATTGCGGCAGAAGAGGATGGAGAGCGAGGCCAGCACCCCGAAAAACAGGGTCAGGGATGCAGCCAGCCACACCGGACTGTCGCGGAGAAAATCCTGGGAGAGGAGATTGTCCAGCATGGTGGCGTGGATCTCCACCCCCGGATAGACCCCATCGGTGGGAGTGGCCCGGAGGTCGTAGAGTCCCGGGGCGGTCATGCCAAAAAAGACGTAGGCGTCCTTGAAGTCGGCCGGATCGACAACCGGGGCTTCCCCGGCCTCGAGCTGCAGCTCCGACTGCACCACGGCGGCCAGGGAGATGGTTTTGATGGTGCCGGATGGCCCCCGAAAATTGAGAATGGAGTGTCCGGTCGCATCAATGGGTACCGCAAGTTCCCCAA
Proteins encoded in this window:
- a CDS encoding CHASE2 domain-containing protein codes for the protein MARKGFVGLGLGLIACVLALLLWQEGVLVGFERATWQWRVAYFARPTPATSQLRIIALDQKSLDWGRKENGLSWPWPRQAYATLLAFCKRAGVRAVAFDLLFSEPSLYGVGDDQMLGQAMQENGPVVLSYTFAPAGEGQTAHAARPSLLTISGFSQWLAGRQGAGGARAVTMPVPELGDNAALLANISNRPDPDGVFRRVPLFIPLAGHPVPSLALATYLAGTLGPVELALGKNRLQVGELAVPIDATGHSILNFRGPSGTIKTISLAAVVQSELQLEAGEAPVVDPADFKDAYVFFGMTAPGLYDLRATPTDGVYPGVEIHATMLDNLLSQDFLRDSPVWLAASLTLFFGVLASLSILFCRNAWQSSLAFVIFLPLPLLSGFIAYGLGVWLPVAVQTTAVLLALISGVVFNLATEGRKKRYIKRAFSQYLHPTVIEQLVSNPALLRLGGEKRELSIFFSDLAGFTTMSERLDPERLTLLLNEYLSAMTDIILASGGTIDKYEGDAIIAFWNAPLTQNDHAARAVRSALHCQERLAGLRPDFKARFGCDLFMRIGINTGSVVVGNLGSSQRFDYSILGDSANVAARLEGVNKEFGTEILISEACRNQLPGELQVREIGRVGVVGRKEPITVFEPLALQDAGKAERISRFAAALARYYRGEISEARAAFQELAADDGVSARYAARCRELLDNPPLAWDGVWRMGSK